The Pristiophorus japonicus isolate sPriJap1 chromosome 3, sPriJap1.hap1, whole genome shotgun sequence genome has a segment encoding these proteins:
- the LOC139259577 gene encoding interferon-induced protein with tetratricopeptide repeats 5-like: protein MSNTQKDLLKVKLDQLQCHFTWGPQKENIDLDDMKYRLQDSIQAGVKYQARSYNHLTFVNCLQGNCEEAIKNLKEAEKILRENHEHEFERRSIITYGNYAWVYYHMGQLTEAQSYLDKLEMICKQFTDGSRYTALIPEVYGEKGWSLLNSPSQYYEEAKECFEKALEEDPDDTEWNVGYATALFRLEGISGTPESGDRSQSVKQLRRVLELDPDDSVAMVLLALKLQEFNQKEEALKLVEQALQKSPDLPYVTRYAAKFYRREGNVEKAVELLKKALEISPNSTFIHHQIGLCYRKKLYQLIKYPGSKDPRNAAFQQKTELIKLCKYHFEKAFEPRPLTFIFAQLDFAGICSLNGEYLKAEEIYSNLLKLEDFHPDNKQAVYAQFGLYELHHKRSESNAISYFLEGLKIQRDTVEWQLCRENLRKIATKQIDRNPRDSKAFGVLGLLHQLDGEKCEAIECFEKALEFDCDNEEYLSALCELRLSI, encoded by the exons ATGAG CAACACACAGAAGGATTTGTTGAAAGTGAAGCTCGATCAGCTTCAATGTCACTTCACGTGGGGCCCACAGAAAGAAAACATTGACTTGGACGACATGAAGTATAGATTGCAAGATTCAATACAGGCTGGTGTGAAATATCAGGCCAGGTCTTACAACCACCTCACTTTTGTAAACTGTCTGCAAGGCAACTGTGAAGAGGCAATTAAAAACTTAAAGGAAGctgaaaagattctgagggagaaccatgaacatgaatttgaaagaagaagcatcatcacctatggaaactatgcctgggtatattatcacatgggccaactgacagaggcccagtcctacctcgacaagctggagatgatctgtaaacaatttactgatggctctcggtatacagcactgatacctgaagtatacggggagaagggttggtcactGTTGAATTCTCCTAGTCAATACTATGAAGAGGCAAAGGAATGTTTTGAGAAGGCTCTGGAGGAAGATCCTGATGATACTGAATGGAACGTTGGCTATGCGACTGCTCTGTTCCGTCTGGAAGGGATTTCTggtaccccagagagtggtgaccgcagCCAATCAGTGAAGCAGTTGCGACGTGTGCTGGAACTTGATCCAGATGACTCTGTAGCCATGGTGCTGTTGGCTCTAAAACTACAAGAGTTCAATCAAAAGGAGGAAGCACTGAAATTAGTTGAACAAGCATTGCAGAAGTCCCCTGATCTTCCATATGTAACTCGTTATGCAGCAAAGTTTTACAGAAGAGAAGGAAATGTGGAAAAAGCTGTGGAGCTATTGAAGAAAGCATTAGAAATTAGCCCAAACTCTACCTTCATACACCACCAAATAGGTCTGTGTTACAGAAAAAAACTATATCAACTGATCAAATATCCAGGCAGCAAAGACCCTCGCAATGCTGCTTTTCAACAGAAAACTGAGTTGATCAAACTATGCAAgtaccattttgaaaaggcatttgagCCCCGCCCATTAACATTTATTTTTGCACAACTGGATTTTGCAGGAATCTGTTCATTAAATGGAGAATATCTcaaagcagaggagatttacagtaaTCTACTGAAATTAGAGGATTTTCATCCTGATAATAAGCAGGCAGTATATGCGCAGTTTGGGTTATATGAACTGCATCACAAAAGATCTGAATCAAATGCCATCAGCTATTTTCTGGAAGGACTTAAAATCCAACGTGACACAGTGGAATGGCAATTGTGTCGTGAAAacttgagaaagattgcaacaaaACAAATTGACAGGAATCCCAGAGACAGCAAGGCCTTTGGTGTTCTTGGGTTACTGCACCAGCTGGATGGGGAGAAGTGTGAAGCTATTGAGTGCTTTGAAAAGGCCTTGGAGTTTGATTGTGACAATGAAGAATATCTAAGTGCTCTTTGTGAATTACGCCTTTCTATCTAA